One window from the genome of Rufibacter tibetensis encodes:
- the treZ gene encoding malto-oligosyltrehalose trehalohydrolase, with protein sequence MNKIDVTKRTLGVSFTTTGHADVLVWAPKADQVELCLNEGNTIIPLRKGEFGYWHETTDQLAPGDTYKFRINEEQEFPDPASISQPQSVHGPSQALDVLKFNWTDDTWNNLPLEDYVLYELHTGTFSEDGTFAGLEEKLDYLKELGVNAIEIMPVAQFPGDRNWGYDCVFPFAVQDSYGGPKALQHLVNTCHQKGLAVVLDVVYNHLGPEGNYLGVYGHYFTDKYNTPWGPALNFDDAWCDGVRRYFTENLLMWFRDFHIDAVRMDAVHAIKDFSPVHILREMKQHVNELMEATGRKHYMIVELDLNDTRFINPLEEQGFGMDAQWVDEFHHALRVTMTGESTGYYSDFSGIAHLSKAYEDAYVYDGQFSPHRNKTFGIKAEHNPGKQFIVFTQNHDQVGNRMLGERLGELVSFEMQKLAAASVIFSPYLPMLWMGEEYAETNRFQYFVSHTDPDLAEAVRKGRKAEFAAFHAQGEAPDPMDEETFQNSKLQWDLVQQGQHQTMFRYYQTLLRLRRELPALKHLDRNTLEVSCDEARNTLTLRRWHGDQQIICLMNFSASPQPMKLPIGGKTWNVLLDSASPEWNGPQAAEASTTGGAEVTVQPESVVVYQA encoded by the coding sequence ATGAATAAAATAGATGTGACCAAAAGAACCCTAGGGGTATCCTTTACCACTACTGGCCATGCTGATGTGTTAGTATGGGCCCCTAAGGCAGATCAGGTGGAACTCTGCCTGAATGAAGGCAACACCATCATTCCTTTGCGCAAAGGCGAGTTTGGCTACTGGCACGAAACCACCGACCAGCTCGCCCCCGGTGATACCTATAAATTCCGGATAAACGAAGAGCAGGAATTCCCAGATCCGGCATCCATTTCCCAGCCTCAAAGCGTGCATGGCCCATCTCAGGCTCTGGATGTACTGAAGTTCAACTGGACCGATGATACCTGGAACAACCTGCCTTTAGAGGATTACGTGCTCTATGAACTGCACACTGGCACCTTCTCAGAAGACGGCACCTTCGCCGGACTGGAAGAAAAGCTGGATTACCTCAAAGAACTTGGGGTAAACGCCATTGAGATCATGCCCGTGGCGCAGTTTCCCGGAGACCGCAACTGGGGCTATGACTGTGTGTTCCCCTTCGCGGTACAAGATTCTTACGGCGGACCAAAAGCCCTACAGCACTTGGTCAACACCTGTCATCAGAAAGGCCTGGCCGTAGTGCTGGACGTAGTCTACAATCACTTAGGCCCTGAAGGAAATTACCTGGGCGTCTATGGCCATTACTTCACAGACAAGTACAACACCCCCTGGGGACCGGCCCTCAACTTTGATGATGCTTGGTGCGATGGTGTGCGCCGCTATTTCACCGAGAACCTTTTGATGTGGTTCCGGGACTTCCACATTGATGCCGTCCGTATGGATGCCGTGCACGCGATCAAAGACTTCAGCCCGGTGCATATACTGCGTGAGATGAAGCAGCACGTGAATGAACTAATGGAAGCCACCGGTCGCAAACATTACATGATTGTGGAACTGGACCTGAATGACACCCGCTTCATTAACCCGCTGGAGGAGCAGGGCTTCGGGATGGATGCCCAGTGGGTAGACGAGTTCCACCACGCCCTGCGCGTAACCATGACCGGCGAGAGCACCGGCTACTACTCAGACTTCAGCGGCATTGCGCACCTGTCCAAAGCCTATGAAGATGCCTATGTGTATGACGGGCAGTTCTCTCCGCACCGGAACAAAACCTTCGGCATCAAAGCTGAGCACAACCCAGGCAAACAGTTCATTGTCTTCACCCAAAACCACGACCAGGTAGGAAACCGCATGCTGGGTGAGCGTCTGGGTGAACTTGTGAGTTTTGAAATGCAGAAACTAGCCGCGGCCAGCGTGATCTTCAGTCCGTACCTGCCCATGCTCTGGATGGGAGAAGAGTACGCTGAAACCAACCGCTTCCAGTACTTCGTGAGCCACACCGACCCAGATCTAGCAGAAGCCGTACGCAAGGGTCGCAAAGCCGAGTTCGCTGCCTTCCACGCTCAAGGCGAAGCGCCAGACCCGATGGACGAGGAAACTTTCCAGAACTCTAAGCTGCAGTGGGATCTGGTACAGCAAGGACAGCACCAAACCATGTTCCGGTACTACCAGACACTTCTGCGCCTGCGCCGCGAATTGCCTGCTTTGAAGCACCTGGACCGCAACACCCTGGAAGTATCCTGTGACGAGGCCAGAAATACCTTGACCCTGCGCCGCTGGCACGGTGACCAGCAAATCATCTGCCTGATGAACTTCTCTGCCTCACCACAACCCATGAAGCTCCCCATCGGAGGCAAAACCTGGAACGTACTCCTTGATTCCGCCTCACCAGAATGGAATGGTCCTCAAGCCGCTGAAGCCTCGACAACAGGTGGAGCAGAAGTGACTGTACAACCTGAAAGTGTAGTGGTTTACCAAGCATAA
- the treY gene encoding malto-oligosyltrehalose synthase: MHNPVATYRLQFHKEFTFSDFERVITYLQKLGVSTIYASPIFEATPGSTHGYDGVNPHRVNPEIGTEEQLKTVSGNLKENGINWLQDIVPNHMAYHPNNPWLMDVLEKGKLSQYHKFFDIGWTSTLYNGRVMVPFLGAKLEEVVQNGELQIAFDEEQMRLVLKYYNSAYPLSPRSYETLLREEGGTNQAIEQLLEKLDEVHNAEEPISYSLKWDEFRQQLTALMKNDVVKASVEKDLQSFNSDKDRLLQLAQEQVYQLCHWQETDYQINFRRFFTVNGLICLKIQDPEVFDTYHQFIKQLQDEGVFQGLRIDHVDGLYDPTGYLQQLRELAGEETYIVVEKILEPGEELPQNWPIQGSSGYDFLSLVNNLFTYKPGEEGFNALYHQLVGEGAEVQEQIHEKKAYILNEHMGGELENLYQLFLHQRLVDEEVLSSVEPQTLKAAIGEFLVQCPVYRYYGNQMPLDGEEAEAVQLIFNRIRESKPEMAGAVELLERTLLGVAPEGEDDTYQDRALKFYQRLMQFSGPLMAKGVEDTIMYTYNRFIGHNEVGDAPEAFGMTAEEFHKAMLERKEKWPLAINGTSTHDTKRGEDVRARLNVLTELPEEWTAAVQEWRELNKDLKQNDAPSVNDEYLIYQTLLGAFPMPGQDEDDFENRVQEYLQKALREAKVNSNWTTPNEAYESATKAFALKLLDKNRPFWASFEKFRAKTTDFGIVNSLSQVLLKFTTPGIPDVYQGTELWDFSLVDPDNRRPVDYEKRQAWLEELNDYDLNKQDVLWENLWENRYDARIKLWLTRTLFTERKNNADLFAKGEYLPLTVEGEHKDHVLAFVRKHLQTWYVVAVPLHLAALAKAQGVETLQDIDWKDTKVIIPEEAPKDWQDTLIRSTGNYAHELSVADLFGIFPLAMLKLRAQNERGAGILLHITSLPSAFGIGDMGPEARKFADFLHASNQKYWQLLPLNPIESGQGYSPYSSISSRAGNPLLISPVVLAREGLLEEDELQQYHLPQTGNVDYVEAQRVKDELLEKAWQTFKTGDFPTLQQQFIDYVGSEASWLNDFAVFVLLKEKHEGSAWFQWPEEFKHRHAEGMERLISQNAEALEKIKWVQFIFNKQWKRLRTYCNNRGIQMFGDMPFYISYDSVDVWANRDIFAVDSEGTMTGVAGVPPDDFSEDGQLWGMPVFKWDVLKEQDYAWWIGRLRKNMELYDLVRLDHFRAFADYWEVPAGETTAKKGEWKLGPGADFFTFVEKEMGSLPFIAEDLGEINDLVLKLRDDYNLPGMKILQFAWGDEMPQNAYMPHNYARNFIAYTGTHDNNTTLGWYRNEGKEFHQQIEHYVGRSLGEDDIWWVFARLAYASVAKTAILPLQDVLGIDELGRMNTPGKGEGNWGWRLMPGQINKDTENILREWTKLYNRD, from the coding sequence ATGCATAACCCTGTCGCGACGTATCGTTTGCAGTTTCACAAGGAGTTCACCTTTTCAGACTTCGAGCGCGTTATCACCTATCTACAGAAACTAGGGGTAAGCACCATCTACGCTTCGCCCATCTTTGAAGCCACACCGGGCAGTACCCACGGCTATGACGGGGTGAATCCGCACCGCGTGAACCCGGAGATAGGCACCGAGGAGCAGCTGAAAACCGTAAGCGGCAACCTGAAGGAGAACGGCATCAACTGGCTGCAGGACATTGTGCCCAATCACATGGCCTATCACCCCAACAACCCATGGCTCATGGATGTGCTGGAGAAAGGAAAATTGAGCCAGTACCACAAGTTCTTTGACATTGGGTGGACCAGCACGCTCTACAACGGACGGGTGATGGTACCCTTTTTAGGGGCGAAATTGGAAGAAGTGGTGCAAAACGGCGAGTTGCAGATAGCCTTTGATGAGGAGCAGATGCGTCTGGTGCTGAAGTACTATAACAGTGCCTACCCGCTGAGTCCGCGCTCGTATGAGACGTTGCTACGGGAAGAAGGCGGCACCAACCAAGCGATTGAACAGCTGCTGGAGAAACTGGACGAAGTGCACAATGCCGAAGAGCCAATTTCCTACTCCCTCAAATGGGACGAGTTCCGGCAGCAGTTAACGGCTTTAATGAAGAATGACGTGGTAAAAGCTTCTGTAGAGAAGGATTTGCAGTCGTTCAACTCAGACAAAGACCGCTTGCTGCAGCTCGCACAGGAGCAGGTATATCAACTTTGCCACTGGCAGGAAACCGATTACCAGATCAACTTCCGGCGGTTCTTCACCGTGAACGGACTGATCTGCCTCAAAATACAGGACCCTGAGGTGTTTGACACCTACCACCAATTCATTAAGCAACTGCAGGACGAGGGTGTGTTCCAGGGCCTCCGCATTGACCACGTAGACGGCCTGTATGACCCTACCGGCTACCTGCAACAATTGCGCGAGTTGGCTGGGGAGGAGACCTACATTGTGGTTGAGAAAATTCTGGAGCCAGGTGAGGAACTGCCGCAGAACTGGCCTATTCAGGGTAGTAGCGGGTATGATTTCCTTTCTTTGGTGAACAACTTGTTTACTTATAAACCCGGCGAAGAAGGTTTTAACGCGCTGTACCATCAACTAGTAGGCGAAGGCGCCGAAGTACAGGAGCAGATCCACGAGAAGAAAGCCTACATCCTGAACGAGCACATGGGCGGCGAGCTGGAGAACCTGTACCAACTGTTCCTGCACCAGCGCCTGGTAGACGAGGAAGTGCTAAGCAGCGTGGAGCCGCAAACTTTGAAAGCTGCCATTGGTGAGTTCCTGGTTCAGTGCCCGGTGTATCGCTACTACGGAAACCAGATGCCGCTGGACGGCGAAGAAGCCGAAGCGGTGCAGCTGATTTTCAACCGGATTCGGGAAAGTAAGCCCGAAATGGCCGGAGCCGTGGAGTTGCTGGAAAGAACCCTGTTAGGCGTTGCGCCGGAAGGAGAGGACGATACTTACCAGGACCGCGCCCTTAAATTTTACCAACGCCTCATGCAGTTCAGTGGTCCGCTCATGGCCAAAGGGGTGGAAGACACCATCATGTACACCTATAACCGCTTCATCGGGCACAACGAGGTGGGCGATGCGCCGGAAGCCTTCGGGATGACCGCTGAGGAATTCCATAAGGCCATGCTGGAGCGTAAGGAGAAGTGGCCGCTGGCCATCAACGGCACCTCCACGCATGACACTAAACGCGGTGAAGACGTGCGGGCGCGCCTGAATGTGCTCACCGAATTGCCGGAGGAATGGACCGCCGCCGTACAGGAGTGGCGCGAACTAAACAAAGACCTGAAGCAGAACGACGCCCCCAGCGTCAACGACGAATACCTCATCTATCAAACCTTGCTGGGTGCGTTCCCGATGCCGGGGCAAGACGAAGATGATTTTGAAAACCGCGTGCAGGAGTATTTGCAAAAAGCCTTACGCGAAGCCAAAGTAAACTCCAACTGGACCACGCCTAATGAAGCCTACGAATCTGCGACCAAAGCCTTTGCTTTGAAACTGCTGGACAAGAACCGTCCGTTTTGGGCCAGTTTTGAGAAATTCAGGGCCAAAACCACAGACTTCGGAATTGTGAACTCCCTGAGCCAGGTGCTTTTGAAGTTTACCACGCCCGGCATTCCGGATGTGTACCAGGGCACCGAGCTGTGGGACTTCAGTTTGGTGGACCCAGACAACCGCCGTCCGGTAGACTACGAAAAGCGGCAAGCATGGCTGGAGGAACTCAACGATTATGACCTGAACAAGCAGGATGTCTTATGGGAGAACCTCTGGGAGAATCGCTACGACGCACGCATCAAATTGTGGCTCACCCGTACGCTCTTCACCGAACGCAAAAACAACGCGGACCTCTTCGCCAAAGGCGAGTACCTGCCGCTGACCGTAGAAGGCGAACACAAAGACCACGTGCTGGCTTTCGTACGGAAACACCTGCAAACCTGGTACGTAGTAGCCGTGCCGCTGCACCTGGCCGCGCTGGCTAAAGCACAAGGTGTGGAAACGCTGCAGGACATCGACTGGAAAGACACCAAAGTTATTATTCCGGAAGAGGCGCCTAAAGACTGGCAGGACACGCTCATCCGGAGTACCGGCAACTATGCCCATGAACTCAGCGTAGCCGATCTGTTTGGGATTTTCCCGCTGGCTATGCTTAAGCTGCGAGCGCAGAACGAACGAGGAGCGGGTATTCTGTTGCATATTACGTCTTTGCCCTCGGCCTTTGGCATTGGCGACATGGGGCCAGAAGCCCGTAAATTCGCGGATTTCCTGCACGCCAGTAATCAAAAGTACTGGCAGTTGCTGCCGCTTAACCCTATTGAATCGGGGCAGGGCTACTCCCCGTACAGCTCCATCTCCAGCCGAGCCGGGAACCCGTTGCTCATCAGTCCGGTAGTGTTGGCCCGCGAAGGGTTGCTGGAAGAAGACGAACTGCAGCAGTACCATTTGCCGCAGACCGGGAACGTAGATTATGTGGAAGCCCAGCGTGTGAAAGACGAATTGCTGGAGAAGGCCTGGCAGACGTTTAAAACCGGCGATTTTCCTACGCTGCAGCAGCAGTTTATTGATTACGTGGGCTCAGAGGCAAGTTGGCTCAATGACTTCGCGGTGTTTGTGCTGCTCAAAGAAAAGCACGAGGGCAGCGCCTGGTTCCAGTGGCCTGAGGAGTTCAAGCACCGCCACGCTGAGGGCATGGAACGACTGATAAGTCAAAACGCCGAGGCGCTGGAGAAAATTAAATGGGTGCAGTTCATCTTCAACAAACAGTGGAAGCGCCTGCGCACGTATTGCAACAACCGCGGCATCCAGATGTTCGGGGACATGCCGTTCTACATCAGCTATGACAGCGTAGATGTGTGGGCCAACCGCGACATCTTTGCCGTGGACTCTGAAGGCACCATGACCGGTGTGGCCGGCGTACCACCCGATGATTTCTCTGAAGACGGGCAGCTCTGGGGCATGCCGGTGTTCAAGTGGGACGTGCTCAAAGAACAGGATTACGCCTGGTGGATTGGCCGTCTGCGCAAGAACATGGAGCTGTATGACCTGGTGCGGCTGGACCACTTTAGGGCCTTTGCCGATTACTGGGAAGTACCCGCAGGGGAAACCACTGCCAAAAAGGGCGAATGGAAACTGGGGCCAGGCGCCGATTTCTTCACCTTCGTGGAGAAGGAAATGGGCAGCCTGCCGTTCATCGCCGAGGACCTGGGCGAGATCAACGACCTGGTGCTGAAACTGCGCGATGATTACAACCTGCCGGGCATGAAGATCCTGCAGTTTGCCTGGGGTGACGAGATGCCGCAGAATGCGTACATGCCGCACAACTACGCCCGAAACTTCATTGCCTACACCGGTACCCATGACAACAATACCACCTTGGGTTGGTACCGCAATGAAGGCAAGGAGTTCCACCAGCAGATTGAGCATTACGTGGGCCGCTCCCTGGGAGAAGATGATATTTGGTGGGTTTTCGCCCGACTAGCTTATGCCTCGGTGGCGAAAACAGCCATCCTGCCGTTGCAAGACGTGCTGGGCATTGACGAACTCGGCCGCATGAACACCCCTGGTAAAGGCGAAGGCAACTGGGGCTGGCGCCTTATGCCCGGCCAGATCAACAAGGATACTGAGAACATATTGAGGGAATGGACTAAGTTATATAATAGAGACTAA
- a CDS encoding DUF2911 domain-containing protein: MNSQKKNFLVLTVLFLLAMTSSVFAQDAPKPKASPAQTATGKVGAANISIAYSSPSVKGRKVWGELVPYGKAWRAGANEATTFTTDKDIMVQGKALKAGKYSLFMVPGEKEWQIIFNSQTGQWGTNRQGANFDPANNVLTVNVTPKKAAKMNEALAYNITPKGFSLLWENLEVPVAIK; the protein is encoded by the coding sequence ATGAATTCTCAAAAGAAAAACTTCTTAGTACTAACAGTTCTTTTCCTGTTAGCCATGACATCTTCGGTGTTTGCCCAGGATGCTCCTAAACCGAAAGCGAGTCCGGCGCAAACGGCTACTGGGAAAGTGGGTGCCGCCAACATTTCTATTGCTTACAGCAGCCCGTCGGTGAAAGGACGGAAGGTGTGGGGAGAGCTGGTGCCGTATGGCAAAGCCTGGAGAGCGGGTGCGAACGAAGCCACAACCTTCACCACAGACAAAGACATCATGGTACAAGGCAAAGCCCTGAAGGCGGGCAAGTACAGCTTGTTTATGGTACCAGGTGAGAAAGAATGGCAGATCATCTTCAACTCGCAAACGGGCCAATGGGGAACCAACCGCCAGGGAGCCAACTTTGATCCAGCCAACAACGTGTTAACGGTAAATGTGACGCCTAAGAAAGCAGCCAAAATGAATGAGGCTTTGGCTTACAACATAACCCCTAAAGGTTTCTCCTTACTATGGGAGAACCTGGAAGTTCCGGTTGCTATCAAATAG
- a CDS encoding calcium/sodium antiporter, translated as MVNMLILLAGFVTLIIGADKLVDGASALACKLGIPNIVIGLTIVAFGSSAPELVVNLFAAYNNNTEMVLGNVLGSNIFNVLATLGLCSIIYPLEVKTNTTWLEIPLSLLAALAMLIMANDVWLDRAPYNSISRSEGLMLLLFFAIFLVYNLKLARKSSPEEHVQTYNYTYLKATLFMLLGLAGLIIGGRLIVTSAVNIAQLFGLSERIIGLTVVSVGTSLPELATSLVAVRKRNVDLAIGNIVGSNIFNIFFILGLSTLANPLPVRTGTFLDIAVNLGAGMLLFLFIFTGRGRQLVRWEGTILFSMYIAYLILLINQE; from the coding sequence ATGGTCAACATGTTAATCCTTTTGGCGGGATTTGTGACGCTCATTATTGGCGCTGACAAACTGGTGGATGGTGCCTCGGCGCTGGCTTGTAAACTGGGTATTCCCAACATCGTGATCGGGTTAACCATTGTGGCGTTCGGGTCTTCGGCACCGGAATTAGTGGTCAACCTGTTTGCCGCTTACAATAACAACACTGAGATGGTGCTGGGAAACGTGTTAGGAAGCAACATCTTCAATGTGCTGGCAACGTTGGGGCTTTGTTCCATCATCTACCCGTTAGAAGTAAAAACCAACACTACCTGGCTTGAAATACCCCTGAGTTTGCTGGCGGCTCTGGCCATGCTCATTATGGCCAATGATGTTTGGCTTGACAGGGCTCCCTATAATTCCATTTCACGGTCTGAAGGGCTGATGCTGCTGCTCTTCTTCGCGATATTTTTGGTGTACAACCTAAAGCTTGCCAGGAAAAGCTCCCCGGAAGAACATGTTCAAACCTACAACTACACATATCTGAAAGCCACTTTGTTTATGTTGCTGGGTTTGGCAGGTCTTATTATTGGGGGCCGACTGATTGTAACCAGTGCAGTTAATATTGCGCAGCTCTTCGGGTTATCAGAACGCATCATTGGCCTTACCGTGGTATCGGTGGGAACTTCGCTGCCTGAACTGGCTACTTCTTTGGTAGCCGTCAGGAAAAGAAACGTAGACCTTGCCATAGGGAACATTGTAGGTTCCAATATCTTCAACATCTTCTTCATATTGGGTTTATCTACCCTGGCGAACCCACTGCCCGTGAGAACCGGTACGTTTTTAGACATCGCGGTGAATCTTGGAGCTGGCATGCTGCTGTTCCTTTTCATCTTCACCGGACGGGGCCGTCAATTAGTGCGTTGGGAAGGCACAATCCTCTTTTCAATGTACATAGCGTATCTCATCCTCCTAATCAACCAAGAATAA
- a CDS encoding TonB-dependent receptor: MRKGWLFLLLCLTIAQVTYAHEVSIKGVVYSKITNTPLEGAIVSITQLEKTSVTDRFGKYAFHNLKAGEYEVKVSYLGFLQEVQTVSVTSGIPAVLTTHLETSNLELQEVSVVAKRENPLQLISAVDAQLRPIHNAQEMLRMVPGLIIAQHAGGGKAEQIFLRGFDIDHGTDISLTADGMPVNMVSHAHGQGYSDLHFLIPETIEAVDFGKGPYHADKGNFATAGYADFRTRSVLDQSMLKFEAGQFDTYRAVGMVNLLGQNARNNQQNAYIASEYLFSNGYFESPQGLNRFNVLGRYQGIFNKNTILTASLSAFKSNWDASGQIPERAVMDGSIGRFGAIDDTEGGYTSRYNANITLDKTLGNGALLKNQAYAVKYGFELYSNFTFFLNDPENGDQIRQKENREIYGYQSSYEQDLTFLGFPLRHKMGVGFRYDDIHDSELSRTKNRSTTLSQVQKGDIDELNAFTYVSETWELTPRFTVNAALRADRIFFTYRNALAEQDIPAVQKNAQNRFSPKLNLTYAVSPVVQVYLNSGMGYHSNDTRVSAGTSGREALPAARGTDLGLTFKPANRWFLNTALWFLDLDQELVYVGDEGVVEPSGKSRRYGVDVSVRGQITDYLYLDTDLNLARPRARDEERGNDYIPLAPTITSTGGLSFQNKKGFKGSMRYRFVGDRAANEDYSVTASGYFLLDAVASYTYKNLEFKLSGENLLNSNWKEAQFDTESRLAGEIDPVSEIHFTPGTPFFLKFGVAYTFGK; this comes from the coding sequence ATGAGAAAGGGATGGTTATTCCTGCTGCTGTGTCTAACCATAGCCCAGGTAACGTATGCGCATGAGGTATCCATAAAGGGGGTGGTGTACAGCAAAATCACCAACACCCCCCTTGAAGGAGCCATAGTATCCATCACTCAACTGGAAAAAACCTCGGTGACCGACCGGTTCGGGAAGTATGCTTTCCATAACCTGAAAGCCGGGGAGTACGAGGTAAAAGTCTCCTACTTGGGCTTTCTGCAGGAAGTACAAACCGTTTCTGTGACCAGTGGCATTCCGGCTGTTCTTACCACGCACCTGGAAACCAGTAACCTTGAGTTGCAGGAAGTATCAGTAGTGGCTAAGCGGGAAAACCCCCTGCAACTGATCAGTGCCGTAGATGCCCAGTTACGCCCTATCCATAATGCGCAGGAAATGCTACGCATGGTACCGGGCCTGATCATTGCCCAGCACGCGGGTGGCGGCAAAGCCGAACAGATCTTCCTGCGGGGCTTTGACATTGACCACGGCACCGACATCAGCTTAACCGCCGACGGCATGCCGGTGAACATGGTCTCGCACGCGCACGGCCAGGGTTATTCTGATCTCCATTTCCTGATCCCGGAAACCATTGAAGCCGTTGATTTTGGGAAAGGACCTTACCACGCGGACAAAGGCAACTTCGCCACCGCAGGCTACGCCGATTTCAGGACCCGCAGTGTGCTGGACCAAAGCATGCTTAAATTTGAAGCGGGCCAGTTTGATACGTACCGCGCTGTGGGCATGGTGAATCTGCTGGGGCAGAACGCCCGCAACAATCAGCAGAACGCCTACATTGCCTCTGAGTACCTGTTCAGCAACGGCTATTTTGAATCGCCTCAGGGCCTGAACCGGTTTAATGTGCTGGGCCGCTACCAGGGCATCTTCAACAAAAACACCATCTTAACGGCTTCGCTGTCGGCGTTCAAGAGCAACTGGGATGCCTCGGGGCAGATCCCGGAACGGGCCGTAATGGACGGCAGCATTGGTCGGTTTGGCGCTATAGATGACACCGAAGGCGGCTACACCTCCCGCTACAACGCCAACATCACTTTAGACAAAACCCTTGGCAACGGAGCCCTCCTAAAGAACCAGGCGTATGCCGTGAAGTACGGTTTTGAGCTTTATTCCAACTTTACCTTTTTCCTGAACGACCCTGAAAACGGTGACCAGATAAGGCAAAAGGAAAACCGTGAGATCTACGGGTACCAGAGCAGCTACGAGCAGGATTTAACCTTTCTGGGCTTTCCGCTGCGCCACAAAATGGGGGTAGGATTCCGGTACGATGACATTCATGATTCAGAGTTGTCGCGCACAAAGAACCGGTCTACTACTTTGTCCCAGGTGCAGAAAGGCGACATTGACGAGCTCAACGCCTTTACATATGTAAGCGAAACTTGGGAACTGACGCCGCGGTTTACCGTGAATGCCGCTTTACGTGCCGACCGTATCTTCTTCACTTACCGGAATGCCCTGGCAGAACAAGACATACCAGCCGTGCAAAAGAACGCGCAGAACCGCTTCAGTCCGAAACTGAACCTGACCTATGCGGTGTCACCGGTGGTGCAGGTTTACCTGAACTCAGGCATGGGGTACCACTCTAATGACACCCGCGTTTCTGCAGGCACCAGCGGAAGAGAAGCCTTACCCGCTGCCCGGGGCACTGACCTGGGACTTACCTTTAAGCCCGCTAACCGCTGGTTCCTGAATACAGCCCTGTGGTTCCTGGATTTGGACCAGGAGTTGGTGTATGTAGGGGATGAAGGGGTTGTGGAGCCCTCCGGTAAATCTCGCCGCTACGGAGTGGATGTTTCGGTACGTGGCCAAATCACCGACTATTTGTACCTGGATACCGACTTGAACCTAGCCCGCCCTCGGGCACGCGATGAAGAAAGAGGCAACGATTACATTCCCCTCGCTCCTACCATCACCAGCACCGGTGGTCTGAGTTTCCAAAATAAAAAAGGATTTAAAGGCAGTATGCGGTACCGCTTTGTAGGAGACCGGGCAGCCAATGAAGACTACAGCGTGACTGCCAGCGGTTACTTCCTGCTAGACGCGGTTGCCAGTTACACCTACAAGAATCTGGAGTTTAAGCTAAGTGGCGAAAACCTGTTGAACAGCAACTGGAAAGAAGCGCAATTTGACACCGAGTCCCGCTTAGCCGGAGAGATAGATCCTGTCTCAGAAATCCATTTTACCCCAGGTACTCCATTCTTTCTCAAGTTCGGGGTCGCTTACACATTTGGAAAGTAA